Proteins from one Mixophyes fleayi isolate aMixFle1 chromosome 9, aMixFle1.hap1, whole genome shotgun sequence genomic window:
- the MRRF gene encoding ribosome-recycling factor, mitochondrial: MALKCLGKFRPVLQQLKSTATTCTWNTLLVVQQQDHHMTLKNRHFATKSSKGKSKGQAKARVNINAALVEDIINLKDVDQDMRNVVDSLKEDFNKNLTIRTSPGAFDHIIVKTKDGKFPLSHLGQITLKSPRLFVINMASFPESADAVVNALRQSQMNLNPELDGTLIHVPVPPVTREHRENLIKLAKQLTNKAKDSLRKIRSAAVVDVKKFKDTVSEDTIKLLEKQIQQMTDDAAAAMDKQLASKTKELLE, from the exons ATGGCTCTAAAGTGTTTGGGAAAGTTCCGACCTGTACTGCAACAGCTGAAATCCACTGCGACAACATGCACATGGAACACACTGTTAGTGGTCCAACAGCAAGACCATCATATGACTCTTAAGAACCGACATTTTGCTACAAAAAGTAGCAAAG GCAAAAGCAAAGGACAAGCTAAAGCCCGGGTAAATATAAATGCTGCGTTAGTTGAAGACATTATCAACCTGAAAGATGTTGATCAAGACATGAGAAATGTTGTTGATAGCCTTAAAGAAGACTTTAACAAAAACCTAACCATCAGAACATCGCCAG GTGCATTTGATCATATTATTGTCAAAACAAAAGATGGTAAATTTCCATTAAGTCATTTGGGACAAATCACCCTTAAATCTCCTCGGCTGTTCGTTATCAACATGGCAAGTTTTCCAGAG AGTGCAGATGCAGTTGTTAATGCTTTAAGACAGAGTCAAATGAACCTGAACCCAGAGCTAGATGGCACATTAATCCATGTACCAGTCCCTCC GGTGACTCGAGAGCACAGAGAGAATTTGATAAAGTTGGCGAAACAGCTCACAAACAAAGCAAAGGACTCGTTGCGAAAAATACGCTCAGCAGCCGTTGTGGATGTCAAAAAATTCAAGGATACGGTTTCGGAAGACACAATAAAACTGTTAGAAAAACAG aTCCAGCAGATGACGGACGATGCAGCAGCAGCAATGGATAAGCAGTTGGCATCAAAGACCAAGGAACTTTTGGAATAA